From the Paenibacillus sp. MMS20-IR301 genome, the window TTCCGCCGGAGATTGCTTGTTATGATGAAGCATAGATAAGGAACCTGACTGTCCATGGAGAGGAGAAACAGATGATGCGGATTGAACAAATGAAGTGCAATCATATAAGTGAGCCGCTTGGTTACGAACTAGACGAGGTTGTTCTGAGCTGGATAACCACAGGTGAGCCGGGGGGCTACCAGTCGGCAGCCAGAGTGACTATCTCCCCGGATGCAGCGATGGCAAGTGTAATCTATGATTCGGGCAAGGGGGCGGAGGTCAGCGGGATAGCCCATGCCGTGAAGCTGGAGTGGCAGCCCCGGACCCGTTACTACTGGCAGGCGGAGGTATGGACGGTGTCCGGCGGGTATGCCGCAAGCAGCATCTCCTGGTTCGAGACAGGCAAGCAGGCGGAGCCGTTCACCGGCCGGTGGGTGGCAGCTTCAAGAGAGCAGACCCATCCGCGGTTCCGCAAAAAATTCCGGCTGGAGCAGCTGCCCGTATCTGCACGTTTGTATGCAACCGCGGCGGGCTTATACGAGGCTGAGCTGAACGGCAGCAGGATCGGCAGCGAATATCTGGCGCCGTACTGCAACGACTATGATACCTGGCTGCAGGTGCAGGCCTATGATGTAACCTCCCTGCTGAAGGCCGGGGAGAATGAGCTTGGCGCGATGCTCGGCAGCGGCTGGGCGCTCGGGCGGATCGGTATGGACGGCGGCGCGGAGCAGCTGTATGCAGCGCGGCCGGCCTTCCTGGGAGAGCTGATTCTGCAGCTGGAGGACGGCAGTGAGCTTGTCATTGGCAGTGATGAGAGCTGGATGGCGGCAGCGGGATATGTGACCGATAGCGGAATCTATGACGGCGAAACGCAGCAGGCCGGATTGCGTCAGCCGGGGGCTGAAGAGTGGAGCAGCGTTGAAGTCGTGCCGAGTCCGGTGCGCGGACAGCTTCAGGGTCGGCGGAGCCTGCCGGTTGTGGTGAAGGAGAAGCTTGCGGTCCGGGAGATTCTGCATACGCCGGGCGGAGATGTCGTGCTAGACCTCGGACAAAATATGGCCGGCTGGCTGGCCTTCCGCGCCAAGGCGCCGAAGGGTGCCGAAATTGTGCTGGAGTATGCCGAGATTATGCAGGAGGGGGAGTTCTACCGCGATAATCTGCGTACGGCGCAGCAGCGTTTCACCTATGTGTCGGATGGAGAGGAGCGGGAGGTGCGGCCGCATTTCACCTATTTCGGCTTCCGTTATGTGCGCGTAACCGGGATGGAATGGATCGCCCGCGGCTCGGTTTCGGGCTGGGTGCTGTATTCCGATATGGAGGCGGGCGGGGAGCTGAAAACCTCGCATCCGCTGGTCAACCGCCTGATCAAGAATGCGCTGTGGGGGCAAAAAGGCAATTTCCTCGATGTGCCAACCGACTGCCCGCAGCGGGATGAACGTCTCGGATGGACCGGCGATGCCCAGGTATTCGCCCAGACGGCCAGCTTCAATATGGATACCGCCGCCTTTTACCGTAAATATCTGTACGATCTGGCGCAGGAGCAGTCCAAGCTGAATGGAGCGGTGCCTACGGTTGTCCCTAAAATGATCAAGGGCAATGCCTATTCGGCAGCCTGGGGAGATGCAGCGACCATTATTCCCTGGCAGCAATATGTCCAGTATGGCGACACCGGCGTGCTGAAGCAGCAGTGGGATTCCATGCAGGGCTGGGTGGAATATGTCCGGGGCCGGGCAGGAGAGCGGCATCTGTGGCTGAATGATTTCCATTTCGGCGACTGGCTGGCGATGGACAGTGTGACCGGCGATTTGTCAGGCGGAACCTTGAAGGAACTGGTGGCTACCGCGTATTATGCCCACTCCGTACATCTGTTGTCCAAGGCGGCGGCGGTACTGGGAAAAAAAAGCGAAGCTGAAAGGTACCGCGCCTTGTATGAGGACATCCGCCGGGCCTTCCAGGCAGAGTTCGTGACGGCGAACGGGCGCATTGTTTCGCTAACCCAGACGGCACAGATTATTGCCGTGCAGTTTGGTCTTTTACCGGAGGAGTGGAACAAGAAGGCCATAGATACGCTGGCTGAGCTGATTGTTAAAGCCGGCTATAAGCTGCAGACCGGATTCGTCGGTACGCCGTTCCTCTGCCGCGTACTGTCGGAATACGGCTATAATGACCTGGCCTACAAGCTGCTGCTGAATGAAGAACTGCCGGGCTGGCTCTATCCGGTCACAATGGGGGCGACCACCATCTGGGAGCGCTGGGATTCGGTGATGCCGGACGGGCGGATCAGTGAAAATGGCATGAACTCGCTGAATCATTACGCCTACGGTTCGATTGTCGAATGGATGACCTCGTATATGGCAGGCATACAGCCGCTGGAATCGGCACCGGGGTATAAGGAATTCCGCCTGGCTCCGCAGCCGAGCAGCCGGATGCAGGGAGTAACGGCCGCCTATCAGAGCCGCAGCGGGCGGATTGTCAGCAGCTGGAGCCAGGAGGGCCGGCAGCTTCACTTCCGCTTTGAGGTTCCGTTCAATACGACAGCCCGGCTCATTCTGCCGCATTGTGCGGCAGAAGAGCTGCAGGGCTGGACAGAAGCAGGCCTCCGCCAGCCGGAGCAGTGGGGGACAAATTGCTGCCTGACGTTGCCGCCGGGAAGCTACCGGTTCGTGTATACGCCAGCCGGTGATTATTTCCCGCAGTACAATTCCTACAGTGATCTGCGTGATCTGCTGGCGGACAGCCGCCGGGCGGAGCTGGTTAAGGCGATCATTCCGGAAATTGAACATAAACAGCACCAGATTTACGGGATGCGGCTGCCGAATATGCGGACAATGCAGTTCGTGACCGGGCTGGAAGACAGTCAGCTGGATCAGCTGGACCAGGCGCTGGAAGAGCAGTATAAGGACTTGATCGAAGCAGAAGCAGTGAAAGGATGATTAAAGTGACTAAACCCTGTATCAAAGCAGATTTGCGGGCCCGGCCTTACAGGCTGGACGACGCTGCAGTAGCGTGGGTGGAAGAGACGCTTGCGGCCATGGGCACGGAGGAGCGCATCCGGCAGGTCTTTGCTCCGCTGGCGCCAAGCACAAATGAGCAGTATTTGCAGGAGTGGGTTACCAAATATCAGCCGGGGGCCGTAATGTTCCGGCCGGCACCGAAGGCTGAGCTGAAGCAGGCGGCAGCTGTGCTGCAGCAGAACAGTGCGGTTCCGCTGCTGGTGGCCGGCAATCTGGAGGACGGCGGGAACGGCTTCGCGGAGGACGGAACCTACTACGGCAAGCCGCTGCAGGTGGCCGCAACGGGCGACCCGGCGTTTGCCCGCGAGCTGGGCAGAATTGCCGGACTCGAGGCGGCCGCGGCCGGCGCCAACTGGGCATTCGCCCCGATCGTCGATCTCGACCTGAACTGGCGTAATCCGATTACGAATGTGCGGACCTTCGGCTCAGACACGGATACGGTTATTGCAATGTCACGGGCATACAAGCAGGGCTTTGAGCAATCCGGCGGCGTAGTGTCGGTGAAGCATTTCCCGGGCGACGGCACGGATGAGCGGGATCAGCATCTGCATGTAACCTTCAATTCACTGCCGGTTGCGGAGTGGATGGAATCGTACGGGCGAATCTACCGGTCGCTGATTGAAGACGGAGCGCATACGGTGATGGCCGGTCATATTGCCTTCCCGGCATACTTAATCAACAAGGGGGCGCAGGAGAAGGCGGCAACTCCTGCCACCTTGTCGCCGGAGCTGCTGCAGCATCTGCTGCGCGGTGAGCTTGGCTTCAACGGAATGATTGTAACCGATGCTACGCCGATGATCGGCTTCGCAGCTTCGGCTCCGCGTGAAGAAGCGATTCCCGCCGCGCTTGCGGCCGGCTGTGACATGATTCTGTTCAACCGTGATTATACAGAGGATCTGGCGTTCATGCGCAGAGGCGTGGAGCAGGGCGTAGTCACAGCTGAGCGGCTGGAGGATGCGGTCCGGCGGATTCTCGGCGTAAAGGCAGCGGCCGGCCTGCATCTGCAGCAGGGGAAGGATAGCGGAATTCCGCTGGAGGCCATAGGCAGCGCCGGGCATGCGCACAGTGCCCGGACAATGGCCGATCATGCGGTTACGCTGGTTAGAGACCGGGATGCCCTGCTGCCGCTGACACCTGACAAGTACCGCAGGATATTCCTCATGCCGCTTGGAACGGATGCCGGTGACCGCTGCATCCGCCAGTTCGCCGGCCTGCTTGAAGCAGGCGGATTCCAGGTTGAGGTACAGGATCTTAAGGAATACAGATTCGACAAGGTGAGCCAGCCGCTGCAGAGCATGAAGGACCGTTATGATCTGGCCATCTACGCAGCGGTTGAACGGACAAGCAGCAACCGCACGCAGGTGCGGCTGAATTATTCACCGATGGTTGCGATCAATGCCCCGTGGTTTGCGCAGGAGGTCCCGAGTCTCGCGGTCTCTTTTGCCAATCCGTATCATTTGCTTGATATGCCGTTCATCTCTACGTACATCAATGCCTATGCCGACAGTGAGGCAACGGTTCATGCCGTTGCGGCACAACTGACCGGACAGGCTCCGTTCAAGGGCAAACATCCGGTAGATGCTTATTGCGGGAACCGCTGGGATCTGCATATTTATGACTAACTGGGAAGCGGGGTGCCACAGATGGCATTGAAGGCGGTTATCTTTGATCTGGATGGCGTGATTGTATCTACAGACGAGTATCATTACCGGGCATGGGCAGCAATCGCGGAGCGGGAGCAGGTTCCCTTCGATGAAGAGCGTAATGTCCTGCTGCGCGGCGTCAGCCGCGAGGAAAGCCTCGAGATCCTGCTGCAGCAGGCAGAGCGCACGTATTCGGCGGCAGAGAAGCGGCAGCTGTGCGGGGAGAAGAATACAATCTACAGGGAACTGCTTGAAGGGCTGACACCGGCAGATCTTCTGCCGGGGGTACTGGCGTGGCTGGCGGAAGCGAAGGCCGCCGGTATCCGGACCGCAATAGGCTCCTCCAGTAAAAATACAGATATGATTCTGCGGAAGCTCCATCTGGCGGATGCCTTTGACACTGTAGTCTCGGGAGCAGATGTGACGCGGAGCAAGCCGGAGCCGGATATCTTCCTGCTTGCGGCAGAACGGCTGGGACTCACACCTGCTGAGTGCGTGGTGGTCGAGGATGCGCCGGCCGGGATTGCTGCTGCCCGGGCGGCCGGGATGCGGA encodes:
- a CDS encoding glycoside hydrolase family 3 N-terminal domain-containing protein, producing MTKPCIKADLRARPYRLDDAAVAWVEETLAAMGTEERIRQVFAPLAPSTNEQYLQEWVTKYQPGAVMFRPAPKAELKQAAAVLQQNSAVPLLVAGNLEDGGNGFAEDGTYYGKPLQVAATGDPAFARELGRIAGLEAAAAGANWAFAPIVDLDLNWRNPITNVRTFGSDTDTVIAMSRAYKQGFEQSGGVVSVKHFPGDGTDERDQHLHVTFNSLPVAEWMESYGRIYRSLIEDGAHTVMAGHIAFPAYLINKGAQEKAATPATLSPELLQHLLRGELGFNGMIVTDATPMIGFAASAPREEAIPAALAAGCDMILFNRDYTEDLAFMRRGVEQGVVTAERLEDAVRRILGVKAAAGLHLQQGKDSGIPLEAIGSAGHAHSARTMADHAVTLVRDRDALLPLTPDKYRRIFLMPLGTDAGDRCIRQFAGLLEAGGFQVEVQDLKEYRFDKVSQPLQSMKDRYDLAIYAAVERTSSNRTQVRLNYSPMVAINAPWFAQEVPSLAVSFANPYHLLDMPFISTYINAYADSEATVHAVAAQLTGQAPFKGKHPVDAYCGNRWDLHIYD
- a CDS encoding family 78 glycoside hydrolase catalytic domain, yielding MKCNHISEPLGYELDEVVLSWITTGEPGGYQSAARVTISPDAAMASVIYDSGKGAEVSGIAHAVKLEWQPRTRYYWQAEVWTVSGGYAASSISWFETGKQAEPFTGRWVAASREQTHPRFRKKFRLEQLPVSARLYATAAGLYEAELNGSRIGSEYLAPYCNDYDTWLQVQAYDVTSLLKAGENELGAMLGSGWALGRIGMDGGAEQLYAARPAFLGELILQLEDGSELVIGSDESWMAAAGYVTDSGIYDGETQQAGLRQPGAEEWSSVEVVPSPVRGQLQGRRSLPVVVKEKLAVREILHTPGGDVVLDLGQNMAGWLAFRAKAPKGAEIVLEYAEIMQEGEFYRDNLRTAQQRFTYVSDGEEREVRPHFTYFGFRYVRVTGMEWIARGSVSGWVLYSDMEAGGELKTSHPLVNRLIKNALWGQKGNFLDVPTDCPQRDERLGWTGDAQVFAQTASFNMDTAAFYRKYLYDLAQEQSKLNGAVPTVVPKMIKGNAYSAAWGDAATIIPWQQYVQYGDTGVLKQQWDSMQGWVEYVRGRAGERHLWLNDFHFGDWLAMDSVTGDLSGGTLKELVATAYYAHSVHLLSKAAAVLGKKSEAERYRALYEDIRRAFQAEFVTANGRIVSLTQTAQIIAVQFGLLPEEWNKKAIDTLAELIVKAGYKLQTGFVGTPFLCRVLSEYGYNDLAYKLLLNEELPGWLYPVTMGATTIWERWDSVMPDGRISENGMNSLNHYAYGSIVEWMTSYMAGIQPLESAPGYKEFRLAPQPSSRMQGVTAAYQSRSGRIVSSWSQEGRQLHFRFEVPFNTTARLILPHCAAEELQGWTEAGLRQPEQWGTNCCLTLPPGSYRFVYTPAGDYFPQYNSYSDLRDLLADSRRAELVKAIIPEIEHKQHQIYGMRLPNMRTMQFVTGLEDSQLDQLDQALEEQYKDLIEAEAVKG